A window of Chryseobacterium sp. IHB B 17019 genomic DNA:
ACGAAAGCAAACGACGAGGGCTATACTTCATTAATGAACCTTTTCCCGGCCGATGCAAACGGAAACCTGACCTACATTCTGGAAAATGATTATAATATCGCTTTCCGTAAAAAACCGGCTGAGCAGACCAATTATGACAAAGAAGTAATCTCTGTCAATGAAAGAGTTCAGATCTTCAACGAGTTTTTCAGTGGTCAGTTTATGAGAATTGTTCCTGTGAAAAACGATCCAAACCACACTTGGCATTCCTGGCTTGACCAAAAATTCGAGCCGGATATGGAATCCCAGCAAGTAATGGGTCCTTATTTTGCGGAAGTTTTACAGGCGCAGCAAACAGGAAACTGGAGCAAGGCAGATGCCGAATTAGCAAAACTTTCAGACTACCAGCAAAAATGGGGTAAAGCAGTTGTTCCTGCAAAATCTAAAGTTGATCTTGAGGTTTTCATGAATGAAGTTAATCTTAACTTTAAATTATTAATTTTCTATACATTAATTGGAGGATTATTATTGATTTTAGGTTTTGTCGAATTATTTAAACCTCATAGAATTTTAAATAAAATAATCAAGGTAATTATTGTCATTGGTATCGTTGGATATGCTTTACATTTCCTAGGTTTAGTAGCAAGATGGTACATTTCAGGACATGCTCCATGGAGTAACGGATACGAAGCAATTATCTTTATTTCATGGGTAGGTATCACGGCAGGTTTAATATTATATAGAAATGCAAACGCACTGATTCCTGCGGCTGGATTTATGGTTGCGGTAATTATGATGGGCTTTGCACACGGAGGTTCCGCGCTTGACCCTCAGATTACGCCGCTTGTTCCTGTATTGAAATCTTACTGGCTGATTGTTCACGTAGCAATTATTACGTCAAGCTACGGTTTCTTCGCATTATCCATGATTATTGCGGTGATTAGCTTAGTATTTTACATTATTTCAAGTAAAAAAACGTATAAATTACACCATGATACAACATTGAAAGAACTGTCAATTGTTTCTGAAATGTCTCTTACGATCGGATTATTTGCATTGACAGTAGGAAACTTCTTAGGAGGAATCTGGGCCAATGAATCTTGGGGAAGATACTGGAGCTGGGACCCGAAAGAAACCTGGGCTTTCATATCCATCATGGTTTATGCTTTTGTGCTTCACATGAGATTGGTACCGGGATTAAGAAGCAGATGGGCTTTCCACGTGGCAACAATGTTTGCATTCTGTTCTATGGTAATGACCTATTTCGGGGTTAATTATTACCTGAGCGGGCTGCACTCTTACGCAGCAGGAGATCCGGTGCCGGTACCTGCTTGGGTCTACATCGGACTCGGAACAATGCTTACCTTAGCAACTGTTTCTTTCTTTAAATTTAAAGTTTTAAATAAAAAATAAGATTTATTAATCTAAATTAAATTCCGGAAGCCATCTTTCGGGATTTTTTTATATCCAATTTTAAACGACATCGTTAAACTGAAGCATTAAGAAAGTTTATTTTAATCCAAGCATCAAAAAAACTCAAAACTCAAAACTCAAAACTTATAACTTATAACTTATAACTTATAACTTATAACTTATAATTCAAAACTATTCCCTATCTTTATGATATCAAAATAATATCAAAATAAAAAACATCATGGAAAAAATTTTAAAACCAATGTCAGGGTATCTTACTTTAATTATCTGCCTTGCCCTTTTTGTTGTCTCAATTTATCTTTTCGTTATTGGAGTTGATGAGAGTATTACATTTGTTGTATTATCATTATTAGCATTTGTTACTTCATGCTTTTTCTTAAAAGGTTTAATGATTATTCAGCCCAACCACTCAAGAGTTTTGAATTTCTTCGGAAAATATGTCGGAACGGTGAAGGATAATGGTTTGTTCTTCATTAATCCTTTATATTCATCCCAGAAAATCAGTCTTCGTTCTGAAAACCTTCAGGGTCAGACGTTGAAAGTAAACGACAAAATGGGTAACCCCATCGAGATTGCAGTGGTAATCGTTTGGAAAGTAGGGGATACTTATAAAGCAGCTTTCGATGTGGAACGTTATTCAGATTTCGTGAAAATGCAAAGTGAGGCTGCAGTGCGTCATCTGGCAATGAGTTTTCCTTATGATAATCTGGAGGATGACCATGCCCCGATTACCCTGAGAGAAGGCGGCGAGAAGATCAATGCTATTCTAGAGCAAGAACTTACGGAACGTCTTTCAAAAGCTGGAATTACCATCCAGGAAGCGAGAATTTCACACTTGGCTTACGCTTCAGAAATTGCGGGTGCAATGCTTCAGAGACAGCAGGCAACAGCGATTGTAGCTGCAAGAACGAAAATTGTAGAAGGAGCCGTAGGAATGGTAGATCTGGCGCTGAAAAAACTTTCAGAAGAAAATATTGTCGAGCTGGATGATGAAAGAAAAGCAGCAATGGTAAGCAATTTAATGGTGGTGCTTTGCGGTGAAAAAGCGGCACAGCCTATTTTAAATGCCGGAACTTTATATAACTAGATTTTAGGCTAAGGTTTAGATTAAGGTTAATTAAGATTATTAATCTTGCTGATTGAAACACCTTTGCACTCTTTGCATTTAAAAGCATTAGAAAACAGAAAAAAATGAAAACAGAAAACACTCAAAATTCTCCCCAAAACAAAGGAAAAAAATCTTTTGTGATAAGGATTGATGAGTCCACATACAAGCTTTTGGAAAAATGGGCGAATGACGAATTCCGGAGTGTAAATGGACAAATTGAGTATTTGCTTAATCAAAGTTTAGTCAATTCGGGGAGGAAAAAGAAAGACTAATATATAATCACAAAAAAAGCAGAGAATTTTCTCTGCTTTTTTATTTACTTCAATTATATTAATCAAATATCGTCGAAAAATAATTTGAAATTACCGTCCAGAAATTCTTTCCAAGAAAATAAATCAACGTGGAAGTAATAATCCCTTTCACGGTAAAGAATATAATACCGCCAATCCCAAACTTCTTCACCAGGCTCTTCCATTTGGAGCTTTTCTTTTCTTCTACAGGCTCGTTTATTGTCTTATTATTTTCCATTTCTGAAATTCGAATGATTACCCTACAAAGATAATCATGTTTATAATTAGTCCAAATAAAAAATATGTTAAAATTAAAATTTTGCAATTCGTTTAATATTTTTAACTTTAGGGAAAACGAAAAGTAACATTTTATGTCTAAAAAAGTAAAGGATTTTGGAATCGAAAAAACACTCAAAAATCTAGGAATTAAAGATGAAAATAAAGGAACTTCAGTTGGCGGAAAATACTTTGCATCAGGGAAAACAATAGAAAGCTATTCGCCGGTTGACGGGAATCTGATTGCTAAAATAAAAACTTCCGGAGAATCTGATTACGATAAGGTCATCGAAACTGCTGAAAAGGCTTTCAAAGAGTTCAGGCTTATTCCGGCTCCTAAAAGAGGGGAAATTGTAAGACAGCTGGGTCAGAAACTAAGACAATATAAGGAAGATTTAGGGAAGCTTGTTTCTTATGAAATGGGAAAATCCTTGCAGGAAGGTTTGGGTGAAGTTCAGGAAATGATCGATATCTGTGACTTTGCAGTTGGGGTTTCAAGACAGCTTCACGGGTACACAATGCACTCGGAAAGACCTGGCCACAGAATGTACGAGCAATATCATCCGCTTGGAATCGTGGGAATTATTACCGCTTTCAATTTTCCGGTTGCAGTATGGTCTTGGAATACGGCTTTAGCATGGATCTGCGGAAACGTTACGATCTGGAAACCATCAGAAAAAACTCCGCTTTGTGCGCTTGCCTGTCAGAATATCATGAATGAAGTTTTAAAGGAAAATAATCTTCCTGAAGGAATTTCAAGTGTATTGGTTGCTGACCACGAAATCGGTCAGAAACTAGTGGATGACAAGAGAGTTTCCCTGGTTTCTTTCACAGGATCTACAAGAGTAGGAAGAATGGTTTCCACGAATGTTGCACAGAGATTTGGGAAGTCAATCCTTGAATTGGGAGGTAATAATGCCATTATCATTTCTAAAGACGCAGATATCGATATGTCAATTATCGGGGCTGTTTTTGGTGCTGTAGGAACTGCCGGTCAGAGATGTACTTCAACAAGAAGGCTAATTATTCACGAAAGTGTATATAATGAAGTGAAAAACAGACTGGTAAAAGCTTATGGCCAATTGAAAATCGGTAATCCGTTAGACGAAACCAACCATGTTGGACCGCTTATTGACACAGACGCTGTGAATCAATATGAAGAAGCTATCAAAAAATGTAAAAAAGAAGGCGGGAAATTCATCGTTGAAGGTGAAGTATTGAAAGGTAAAGGGTATGAATCAGGTTGTTACGTAAGACCTTGTATCGCTGAAGTGAAAAATTCTTATGAAATTGTTCAGCACGAAACTTTTGCTCCGATCTTATATTTAATCAAATACAAAACGCTGGAAGAAGCTATTGCTATCCAGAATGATGTTCCTCAGGGATTATCTTCTGCCATCATGACGCAGAACTTAAGAGAAGCAGAATTATTCCTTTCTCAGGCAGGTTCAGACTGCGGAATTGCCAACGTCAATATCGGGACTTCCGGTGCAGAAATCGGTGGTGCTTTCGGTGGCGAAAAAGAAACGGGAGGTGGTAGAGAATCCGGATCAGACGTTTGGAAATACTACATGAGAAGACAAACAAACACTATAAATTATACCGCTCAACTTCCTTTAGCACAAGGAATTAAGTTTGATTTATAAAAGCTTTAATTTAAGTTAAAAACAATTAAGGTTAATAGTTGGTTTTCAATTATTAATCTTTTAAAAATATTTTAAATACAATCACCCTAAGATTTTTATTTAATATGGAACAAACAATAGATATACAAGTAAATAAAGTAAAAGAAACAATAGGTAAACACGTTCTGGCAGACGGTTTTGATTTTGTGATGGATATTGAAAAATCACACGGATCATGGCTTTATGATAAGCTGACCAACAGAGAATATTTGGACATGTTTTCCATGTTTGCTTCGGCGTCCATCGGCTACAATCACCCTTATTTGGTTGAGAAATCAGCATGGTTGGGGAAAATGGCGGTAAACAAACCGACACTGGCAGATGTTTATTCCGAAGAATATGCACATTTTTTAGAAGTTTTCGAAAGAGTAGCCATTCCTGAAGAACTGCAGTATGCTTTTTTCATCGAAGGTGGAGCTTTAGCCGTTGAAAATGCAATGAAAGCATGCTTTGACTGGAAAACACGCAAGAATTTCGAAAAAGGGCTTGATATTGAAGCTGGGATCTGTATTCATTTCAGACAGGCATTTCATGGGAGAAGCGGCTATACTTTAAGCCTTACAAACACTTCCGACCCAAGAAAATATCAGTATTTCCCGATGTTCAACTGGCCAAGAATACTTAATCCTAAGTTAACTTTCCCAATAACGGAAGAAAATTTAGAAGAAACGATTAAAAATGAAAGGTTGGCATTACTTCACATTGAAGAAGCAATCCTGATGCATCCTGATAAAGTTGCGTGTATTATCATCGAACCGATTCAGGCTGAAGGCGGCGACAATCATTTCAGAGATGAGTTTTTAGT
This region includes:
- a CDS encoding SPFH domain-containing protein → MEKILKPMSGYLTLIICLALFVVSIYLFVIGVDESITFVVLSLLAFVTSCFFLKGLMIIQPNHSRVLNFFGKYVGTVKDNGLFFINPLYSSQKISLRSENLQGQTLKVNDKMGNPIEIAVVIVWKVGDTYKAAFDVERYSDFVKMQSEAAVRHLAMSFPYDNLEDDHAPITLREGGEKINAILEQELTERLSKAGITIQEARISHLAYASEIAGAMLQRQQATAIVAARTKIVEGAVGMVDLALKKLSEENIVELDDERKAAMVSNLMVVLCGEKAAQPILNAGTLYN
- the amaB gene encoding L-piperidine-6-carboxylate dehydrogenase, encoding MSKKVKDFGIEKTLKNLGIKDENKGTSVGGKYFASGKTIESYSPVDGNLIAKIKTSGESDYDKVIETAEKAFKEFRLIPAPKRGEIVRQLGQKLRQYKEDLGKLVSYEMGKSLQEGLGEVQEMIDICDFAVGVSRQLHGYTMHSERPGHRMYEQYHPLGIVGIITAFNFPVAVWSWNTALAWICGNVTIWKPSEKTPLCALACQNIMNEVLKENNLPEGISSVLVADHEIGQKLVDDKRVSLVSFTGSTRVGRMVSTNVAQRFGKSILELGGNNAIIISKDADIDMSIIGAVFGAVGTAGQRCTSTRRLIIHESVYNEVKNRLVKAYGQLKIGNPLDETNHVGPLIDTDAVNQYEEAIKKCKKEGGKFIVEGEVLKGKGYESGCYVRPCIAEVKNSYEIVQHETFAPILYLIKYKTLEEAIAIQNDVPQGLSSAIMTQNLREAELFLSQAGSDCGIANVNIGTSGAEIGGAFGGEKETGGGRESGSDVWKYYMRRQTNTINYTAQLPLAQGIKFDL
- the lat gene encoding L-lysine 6-transaminase; this encodes MEQTIDIQVNKVKETIGKHVLADGFDFVMDIEKSHGSWLYDKLTNREYLDMFSMFASASIGYNHPYLVEKSAWLGKMAVNKPTLADVYSEEYAHFLEVFERVAIPEELQYAFFIEGGALAVENAMKACFDWKTRKNFEKGLDIEAGICIHFRQAFHGRSGYTLSLTNTSDPRKYQYFPMFNWPRILNPKLTFPITEENLEETIKNERLALLHIEEAILMHPDKVACIIIEPIQAEGGDNHFRDEFLVGLRKICDDSEILLIFDEVQTGIGITGKMWGFQHFTAKPDIISFGKKTQVCGVLANKEKFDEVPNNVFRESSRINSTFGGNFIDMLRFQLIMEVIEQENLVENARVVGDYLLEELKKLAEKYPEKLSNARGRGLMCAIDLPTHDQRNLLRDELWNDGMIILACGDVSLRFRPHLNVTKEEIKLALDKIENNINKI